A section of the Candidatus Binatia bacterium genome encodes:
- the zwf gene encoding glucose-6-phosphate 1-dehydrogenase: protein MSIVIRAAVEPCSEFRLPPAEPCTVVIFGAAGDLARRKLIPALFTLSSEGCLSAGFDVIGVARRNFDDDAYREQMRRAVPGIAPDQWERFAPCLHFVSGDLGDPRTYAQLKTRLEEIEGKGRRPANRLYYCSVPPSLALPIVHQLGASGLAQEDNGWARIVLEKPFGRSLAEARTLNQQVARVFREEQVFRIDHYLGKDTVQNILVFRFGNTLFEPVWNRNYVEYVTITAAETAGVGTRAGYYEEAGALRDMVANHLLQLLTLAAMEPPVAFEANAVRNQKVQVLQAIRPWGPEEVRLRTVRAQYTRGTVGGEQVPAYREEPNVNPHSQVETYAALELRVENWRWAGVPFYLRTGKRLAAAVTEIAIHFKRTPQALFARSPQDFIEPNTIVLRIQPQEGIAISFGAKRPGPEMRTSTVHMDFDYQRAFGVRLPDAYVVLVLDAMRGDATLFTRGDEVEAQWQIIDPIETAWEQGLVPLLFYPAGSTGPAEAEAMLARQGHHWRELASEFPAARVEAGRVK from the coding sequence GTGAGTATCGTCATTCGCGCGGCGGTCGAGCCCTGCTCGGAGTTTCGGCTCCCCCCGGCTGAACCCTGCACCGTGGTGATTTTTGGTGCTGCGGGGGACCTCGCACGGCGCAAACTGATCCCCGCTTTGTTCACGCTGTCGAGCGAGGGTTGTTTGAGCGCGGGCTTCGATGTGATTGGGGTGGCGCGCCGGAACTTCGACGACGATGCATATCGGGAACAGATGCGGCGGGCCGTGCCGGGGATTGCCCCGGACCAATGGGAACGGTTTGCGCCTTGTCTCCATTTCGTTTCCGGTGACTTGGGTGACCCTCGCACGTACGCGCAGTTGAAAACACGCCTCGAAGAGATCGAGGGCAAGGGCCGGCGACCCGCGAACCGCTTGTACTACTGCTCCGTGCCTCCTTCTTTGGCGCTACCGATCGTGCATCAACTGGGTGCCAGCGGCTTAGCGCAGGAGGACAACGGTTGGGCGCGCATCGTGTTGGAAAAGCCGTTTGGCCGGAGCCTTGCCGAGGCGCGCACGCTCAATCAGCAAGTGGCTCGCGTGTTTCGCGAAGAGCAGGTGTTTCGCATCGACCACTATCTCGGCAAGGACACGGTCCAGAACATCCTCGTATTTCGCTTTGGGAACACCTTGTTCGAGCCGGTATGGAACCGCAACTACGTCGAATACGTCACGATTACCGCAGCGGAAACAGCCGGGGTCGGCACGCGTGCGGGCTACTACGAAGAGGCAGGAGCACTGCGCGACATGGTCGCAAATCACTTGCTCCAACTCCTCACGCTGGCGGCAATGGAACCTCCGGTTGCGTTCGAGGCCAACGCGGTGCGCAATCAAAAAGTGCAGGTTTTGCAAGCAATTCGCCCTTGGGGACCAGAGGAAGTTCGCTTGCGTACAGTGCGTGCGCAGTACACCCGAGGGACGGTGGGCGGCGAGCAGGTTCCGGCGTATCGCGAGGAGCCCAATGTGAACCCGCATTCGCAGGTGGAAACCTATGCGGCGTTGGAACTCAGGGTGGAGAACTGGCGCTGGGCGGGTGTGCCGTTTTATTTGCGCACCGGGAAGCGGCTGGCTGCGGCAGTGACCGAGATCGCGATTCACTTCAAGCGTACGCCGCAGGCCCTGTTTGCCCGCTCGCCACAGGATTTCATCGAGCCCAACACCATTGTTCTGAGAATTCAGCCCCAAGAGGGCATTGCCATTTCGTTCGGTGCAAAGCGGCCTGGGCCCGAGATGCGCACGAGCACCGTGCACATGGATTTCGATTATCAACGCGCATTTGGAGTGCGGCTTCCTGATGCGTACGTTGTGCTCGTTCTCGATGCCATGCGCGGGGACGCTACCTTGTTCACGCGGGGCGATGAGGTGGAAGCGCAGTGGCAGATCATTGACCCGATCGAAACTGCTTGGGAACAAGGCCTCGTTCCCTTGTTGTTCTATCCCGCGGGCAGCACGGGGCCGGCGGAAGCCGAGGCGATGCTAGCGCGCCAGGGGCACCACTGGCGCGAACTCGCGAGTGAGTTTCCAGCCGCGCGAGTCGAGGCCGGTCGCGTCAAGTGA
- a CDS encoding 6-phosphogluconolactonase → MTTAARVQVVENYEELSRTAVGEFVRRVGPLSRARRVSVVLSGGQTPRRMYALLSELGSGGGVDWTKVEFFWSDERPVPPSHPDSNYRLAWEALLAPLGIAASQIHRMQGEATNLDAAARDYEREIAQVLGVKPAQAPPRFDFVLLGLGADGHTASLFPHTRALHERRRWVVANPVPQLETTRLTLTYSVLNAARCVLFLVSGAEKAQAVARVFAPEGTVEETPARGVCPLEGELLWLLDAAAAREVGAPPSSIP, encoded by the coding sequence GTGACTACCGCTGCCCGCGTACAGGTGGTGGAGAATTACGAGGAACTGAGCCGCACTGCGGTCGGCGAGTTTGTGCGGCGCGTTGGCCCGCTCTCCCGGGCTCGCAGGGTTTCCGTCGTCTTGTCTGGCGGACAAACCCCAAGGCGCATGTACGCGTTGCTCAGTGAGCTAGGTAGTGGCGGCGGGGTGGATTGGACCAAAGTCGAATTTTTTTGGAGCGACGAACGGCCTGTTCCGCCTTCGCATCCCGATTCGAATTATCGACTGGCCTGGGAAGCTTTGCTGGCACCGCTGGGCATTGCAGCGAGCCAAATTCACCGCATGCAAGGAGAGGCGACCAACTTGGATGCCGCCGCACGGGACTATGAACGGGAAATTGCACAGGTACTCGGGGTAAAACCTGCACAGGCGCCGCCCCGGTTCGATTTTGTGTTGCTGGGCTTGGGTGCGGATGGCCACACTGCATCCTTGTTTCCGCACACACGTGCCCTGCACGAGCGGCGTCGCTGGGTAGTGGCCAACCCGGTGCCGCAGTTGGAGACCACGCGGCTGACCCTGACGTACAGCGTACTCAACGCGGCACGGTGCGTGCTGTTTCTCGTCTCCGGCGCAGAAAAAGCGCAAGCAGTGGCGCGCGTGTTCGCTCCAGAAGGTACAGTGGAAGAAACTCCAGCACGCGGGGTTTGCCCATTGGAGGGAGAGTTGTTGTGGTTGCTCGACGCCGCTGCGGCCAGGGAAGTTGGCGCCCCCCCTTCCTCGATTCCCTAG
- the glpA gene encoding glycerol-3-phosphate dehydrogenase, whose protein sequence is MHRLPTREEILDELRRRRRPWDIVVIGGGATGVGVALDAAARGYDVALLERSDFGQGTSSRSTKLVHGGVRYLERGNVPLVMEALRERGIMRQNAPHLVNDLAFVVPTYAWWEGPFYGAGLRVYNLLAGRYGFGKSRNLSKEKTLEYLPTIRREGLRGGVLYYDGQFDDTRFLIALVQTAAEQGALLLNYCGVVAFRAGADGVVKGVMARDAETGEELHLPAKVVINAAGPFVDQVRRLADPTARALIAPSQGIHLVFDRSFLPSDVAIMVPHTSDGRVMFAIPWSGHTLIGTTDTPIADVTPEPHPLEAEIEFILQTAALYLHKAPTRDDVLSMFAGIRPLVRAGNGKSTAALSRDHTIHVDQNGLLTITGGKWTTYRNMAEDCVNHAAMLAELDERPCLTRCLNLHGFHPNAARFGELAPYGSDAVVLQRLMQASPELSEVMHPALPYRAVQVVWAVRHEYARTVEDVLSRRLRATFLNARAAMSMAPKVASLMARELGRDAGWVEQQVEAFCDLARGYLPN, encoded by the coding sequence ATGCATCGCCTTCCCACTCGCGAGGAGATATTGGATGAACTGCGGCGGCGCCGCCGCCCGTGGGATATCGTCGTCATCGGCGGCGGGGCTACGGGTGTCGGTGTTGCGTTGGACGCTGCCGCACGGGGTTACGACGTGGCCTTGCTGGAGCGCAGCGATTTCGGGCAGGGAACATCGAGCCGAAGTACCAAGTTAGTGCACGGTGGAGTGCGCTATCTGGAGCGCGGCAATGTCCCCCTGGTCATGGAAGCTTTGCGAGAGCGAGGAATTATGCGGCAAAACGCTCCCCATTTGGTCAACGACCTGGCCTTTGTGGTGCCGACCTATGCGTGGTGGGAGGGGCCATTTTACGGAGCGGGCTTGCGCGTGTACAACTTGCTCGCTGGCCGATATGGCTTTGGCAAATCGCGCAATCTATCGAAAGAGAAGACGCTGGAGTACCTGCCCACGATTCGCCGCGAAGGCTTGCGCGGCGGCGTCTTGTACTACGATGGCCAATTTGACGATACCCGTTTCCTGATTGCCCTGGTGCAAACTGCCGCGGAGCAAGGTGCATTGCTGCTGAACTACTGCGGCGTCGTTGCTTTTCGAGCCGGAGCCGACGGCGTGGTCAAAGGCGTGATGGCGCGCGATGCGGAAACCGGCGAGGAGCTGCACTTGCCGGCAAAAGTCGTGATCAATGCAGCGGGGCCGTTCGTGGACCAAGTGCGGCGCCTTGCCGATCCAACAGCCCGCGCGCTGATTGCTCCGAGCCAGGGCATCCATCTGGTGTTCGATCGGTCCTTTTTACCCTCTGACGTCGCCATCATGGTGCCGCACACGAGTGACGGGCGCGTGATGTTTGCCATCCCGTGGAGCGGGCATACGTTGATTGGTACCACGGACACCCCGATTGCGGACGTCACCCCGGAGCCCCACCCGCTCGAAGCCGAGATCGAGTTCATCCTGCAAACGGCCGCGCTTTATTTGCACAAGGCGCCCACCCGCGATGACGTCCTCAGTATGTTTGCGGGAATTCGGCCGCTGGTGCGGGCGGGCAACGGGAAGTCGACCGCGGCGTTGTCTCGCGATCACACGATCCACGTGGACCAAAACGGGTTGCTCACGATCACCGGCGGTAAATGGACGACGTACCGGAACATGGCGGAGGATTGTGTGAATCATGCCGCCATGTTGGCGGAGTTGGACGAACGCCCGTGCCTGACTCGCTGCCTGAACCTGCACGGTTTTCACCCCAATGCGGCGCGCTTTGGCGAGCTCGCACCGTACGGATCCGATGCCGTCGTGCTGCAGCGGCTCATGCAAGCCTCGCCGGAGCTGAGCGAGGTCATGCACCCTGCGCTTCCGTACCGGGCCGTACAGGTCGTCTGGGCTGTGCGGCACGAGTATGCGCGTACGGTCGAGGATGTTTTGTCACGCCGGCTGCGCGCCACCTTTCTCAACGCGCGCGCGGCCATGAGCATGGCGCCGAAAGTGGCGAGCTTGATGGCGCGCGAGCTCGGTCGCGACGCCGGATGGGTGGAGCAGCAGGTGGAAGCCTTTTGCGACCTCGCTCGGGGGTACTTGCCGAATTAA